One segment of Castanea sativa cultivar Marrone di Chiusa Pesio chromosome 3, ASM4071231v1 DNA contains the following:
- the LOC142626983 gene encoding CLAVATA3/ESR (CLE)-related protein 25-like: MGGSSTSSRTSLLFKIMLGALALVGFIFLLLVGNQESGRAKMETTLSTQSGANFKGKENLVDHPELDLNYMSKRRVPNGPDPIHNRRAGNSGRPPGQKS; encoded by the exons ATGGGTGGCAGTAGTACTAGTAGTCGTACTTCTTTGCTTTTCAAGATCATGCTTGGAGCACTAGCATTAGTGgggtttatttttcttttgttggttgGTAACCAGGAAAGTGGAAGAGCAAAGATGGAGACAACATTATCGACTCAGTCTGGTGCAAATTTCAAAGGTAAGGAGAATCTTGTCGACCATCCGGAGTTGGATCTCAACTACATGAGCAAAAGAAGAGTTCCCAATGGACCAGATCCTATACATAACAG GAGAGCTGGGAACTCTGGAAGACCTCCTGGTCAAAAATCCTAG
- the LOC142627534 gene encoding 5-formyltetrahydrofolate cyclo-ligase, mitochondrial-like — protein MFCHYTARAGRQMISSAKQVVMLTQARTLASPPTPLSSHATNVRLVPEPNRSFVTMTTNNDDPHEVDAIFQRKHSLRSKLRKDLKNMDPIRRSEEDNAIQSIVLEAPWFKDSKSLCAYISCAALREVDTSRIVSQVLSKPTQEQKKLYVPRVEDRNSNMRMLKISSVDDLVINSMNIMEPSLVDCDGKQREDVMEASNPVDSFILPGLAFDRSGRRLGRSGGYYDLFLKKYRELAKQQKWKQPLLVALSYSLQIVDEGAIAVTSNDVPVDALVSPAGFIPISPAALDRG, from the exons ATGTTTTGTCACTATACAGCAAGGGCAGGTAGGCAAATGATAAGCAGTGCAAAGCAGGTGGTAATGCTCACCCAGGCACGCACGTTAGCATCACCACCCACCCCTCTCTCATCGCACGCCACTAACGTACGCCTCGTACCCGAACCCAACCGCTCCTTCGTAACCATGACTACCAATAACGACGATCCTCACGAGGTCGACGCAATATTTCAGCGAAAGCACTCGCTCCGATCCAAATTACGCAAGGACCTCAAGAATATGGACCCAATCCGGAGATCCGAAGAAG ATAATGCCATTCAGAGTATTGTATTAGAAGCTCCATGGTTTAAGGATAGTAAGAGTTTATGTGCTTATATTAGCTGTGCTGCTTTAAGAGAGGTTGACACATCAAGAATTGTGTCACAAGTTTTATCCAAACCAACCCAAG AACAGAAAAAGCTGTATGTTCCTCGTGTGGAGGACAGGAATAGCAACATGAGAATGCTAAAGATTTCAAGTGTTGATGATCTGGTTATAAATTCGATGAACATTATGGAACCATCTCTAGTAGATTGTGATGGGAAACAACGTGAAGATG TTATGGAGGCAAGCAATCCAGTTGATTCGTTCATCTTACCTG GGCTTGCATTTGACAGATCTGGAAGACGTTTGGGCCGTAGTGGGGG CTACTATGATTTGTTCCTGAAGAAGTACCGAGAGCTTGCAAAGCAGCAGAAATGGAAGCAGCCCCTCCTCG TTGCACTATCATATTCTCTGCAGATTGTGGATGAAGGAGCCATAGCTGTCACTTCCAATGATGTTCCAGTGGATGCTCTAGTGTCCCCAGCTGGTTTCATTCCTATAAGCCCAGCTGCTCTGGACAGGGGTTAA
- the LOC142627176 gene encoding disease resistance protein RPP4-like, translating to MENSSGVSTPSTPGAFRVLWDVFLSFRGEDTRHTITNTLYNALTKLDVRVFRDDEGLRRGDVIASSLLEAIEDSAASIVIISPNYASSRWCLEELAKICECRRLILPVFYGVDPSDVRRQTGPFQEHFRNHEQRFEKDKVDNWRNAMKKAGEIAGFTNREDELLVKNLVKTVLIELSKTPVGVAAYTVGLDSRVEKLLKLLDIKSNGIRILGFYGMGGVGKTTLAKALYNRVVGHFEHRCFISNVREISTQDNGLVSLQNQLINDLSSSKVLTVKEVNAGTTAIKGIVNEKQVLVILDDVDNINQLNALIGNREWFYEGSRIIITTRDIEVLSNHLVTEFYEVRELDLSESLQLFSYHALRREKPTGLFLDLSEQIVSLTGGLPLALEVFGSFLFDKRTLKEWEDALQKLKQIRPPHLQDVLMISFNGLDEQEKCIFLDIACLFVKMRMKREDAIDILRGCGFNAEIVVSVLTAKSLIKFTGDNVLWIHDQIRDMGRQIVRENNLVNPGLRTRLWDRDEIMNVFKDKKGTGSIEGIVLDFEKRLENSVKDISGDTISWYNLQRNLNFTSAITYLKERYKRYLEDRAEKEREVVIFTNSLKTMVNLRLLQINYVNLEGKFKYLPVELKWLQWKGCPMKSLPSDFFPHKVAVLDLSESKIEQLWGSHNNKALENLMVLNLHGCYNLVAIPDLSGHRALEKLVLEHCDKLTKIHESVGSLSSLLHLNMRDCSNLIELPSDVSGLKKLESLILSLCSKMKELPESIGRMKSLKELLLDKTAIETLPESMFRLTKLEKLSLNGCKLFKQLPQFIGKLCSLQELSLNHSTLEEIPDSIGFLENLEKLSLMCCKSLNIIPDSIGNLKSLSSFFINGTAIKELPWSIGSLSNLKHLSVGENHFLSKLPDSIGGLDSIVELKMVGTSIVDLPEQIGALKVIQKLEMKKCESLRSLPESIGSMWTLTTLIISEANISEMPESVGMLENLIMLRLDGCKQLYKLPASIGNLKSLQDLSMKETAVTHLPESFGMLSSLMILKMAKKPHVALLYKSTPEVPVICSTIEKSTFFELPTSFSNLSLLSDFDASSLEISGKIPDDFEMLSSLEFLNLGHNNFYSLPSSLRGLSILKKLILHDCKELKSLPPLPSSLLEVNVENCIALESISNLSNLESLSDLNLTNCEKVVDIPGLECLKSLRRLYMGGCNMCSSIVKRKLSKVSLRNMRNLSMPGSKIPSWFSQKEVRFTKHRNREIKGVVIGVVVSLNQQISDDLRFCLPAIVDIQAEILKQNSYVYKTTLNLNGVPKTNEDQIYLCRYPFDRPIVWSLKDGYKIQVITRNPPIMKGVELKNWGVYLVFDGDDDYEGDEESLNESQQSISERLATFFNTFEEDDCVSKSVGEVEEKVEKSSTFLCTPCFLSRT from the exons ATGGAGAACAGCAGCGGTGTTTCCACTCCATCAACTCCGGGAGCTTTCCGGGTCCTGTGGGACGTGTTCCTGAGCTTCAGAGGCGAAGACACGCGCCACACCATCACCAACACTCTCTACAACGCGCTCACCAAGCTCGACGTCCGAGTCTTCCGCGACGACGAAGGGCTACGCCGTGGGGACGTGATCGCCTCAAGTCTACTCGAGGCCATCGAGGACTCTGCTGCTTCCATCGTCATCATCTCCCCAAACTACGCGTCGTCGCGGTGGTGCCTCGAGGAACTCGCGAAAATATGCGAGTGCCGGAGGCTCATACTCCCCGTGTTCTACGGAGTCGACCCCTCGGATGTTCGGAGACAGACAGGACCTTTTCAAGAACATTTTAGGAACCATGAGCAGAGGTTTGAGAAAGACAAGGTTGACAACTGGAGGAATGCCATGAAAAAAGCCGGTGAAATTGCCGGTTTCACCAATCG CGAAGATGAACTATTGgttaaaaatttggtcaaaacGGTTTTGATTGAATTGAGCAAAACTCCGGTGGGTGTGGCTGCATACACTGTTGGACTTGACTCTCGTGTTGAAAAGCTGTTGAAATTGTTAGATATTAAATCTAATGGCATCCGAATTCTGGGATTTTATGGGATGGGTGGGGTTGGCAAGACAACCCTGGCTAAGGCTCTCTATAATAGAGTTGTTGGTCACTTTGAGCACCGGTGTTTCATTTCAAATGTTAGAGAAATTTCAACTCAAGATAATGGTTTAGTATCTCTTCAAAATCAACTTATTAATGATCTTTCATCTAGTAAGGTGCTTACTGTAAAGGAGGTTAATGCTGGAACCACAGCCATCAAAGGAATAGTAAATGAGAAGCAAGTTCTTGTTATTTTGGATGATGTCGATAATATAAACCAACTAAATGCTCTAATTGGTAACAGAGAATGGTTTTATGAAGGAAGTCGAATTATTATTACAACAAGAGACATTGAAGTATTATCCAATCATCTTGTGACCGAGTTCTACGAGGTGAGAGAGTTGGATTTGTCCGAGTCACTACAACTTTTTAGTTACCACGCACTAAGAAGAGAGAAACCCACAGGCCTTTTTTTAGATCTGTCCGAGCAAATTGTGTCTCTTACAGGAGGGTTACCATTGGCTCTGGAAGTATTTGGTTCTTTTCTGTTTGATAAGAGGACATTAAAAGAATGGGAAGATGCTCTACAGAAATTAAAACAGATTCGTCCCCCCCATCTTCAGGATGTGTTGATGATAAGTTTTAATGGATTAGATGAACAAGAGAAGTGTATATTCCTAGATATTGcatgtttatttgttaaaatgaGAATGAAGAGAGAAGATGCAATTGACATATTGAGGGGTTGTGGATTTAATGCTGAGATAGTAGTCTCAGTCCTCACAGCAAAGTCACTCATTAAGTTCACTGGGGACAATGTTTTGTGGATACATGATCAAATTAGAGACATGGGAAGACAAATTGTTCGAGAAAATAACCTTGTGAATCCTGGCTTGCGAACTAGACTCTGGGATCGTGATGAGATCATGAATGTCTTTAAGGATAAAAAG GGAACAGGATCTATAGAAGGCATTGTCCTAGACTTTGAGAAAAGATTAGAAAACTCTGTCAAGGATATAAGTGGTGACACAATTTCTTGGTATAACCTTCAAAGAAACCTCAATTTCACCTCAGCAATCACATACTTAAAGGAAAGGTATAAACGTTATCTTGAAGATCgagcagagaaagagagagaggttgtCATTTTCACCAATTCCCTTAAAACCATGGTTAATCTTAGGCTGCTCCAAATAAATTATGTGAATTTGGAAGGGAAATTCAAATATCTTCCTGTTGAACTGAAGTGGCTACAATGGAAAGGTTGCCCCATGAAAAGTCTTCCTTCTGATTTTTTTCCTCACAAAGTTGCTGTACTTGATTTATCAGAAAGCAAAATTGAACAATTGTGGGGTTCGCACAATAACAAG GCGCTTGAGAACTTGATGGTTTTGAATCTCCATGGTTGCTATAATCTAGTTGCTATACCAGATTTATCTGGACATCGAGCCTTAGAAAAGCTTGTTCTTGAGCATTGTGATAAGCTGACTAAGATTCATGAATCAGTTGGGAGCTTGAGTTCATTACTTCACTTGAACATGAGAGATTGTTCAAACCTTATTGAACTTCCAAGTGATGTCTCTGGACTGAAAAAACTTGAAAGCCTTATCCTCTCACTTTGCTCAAAAATGAAAGAGTTGCCAGAGAGCATAGGCCGCATGAAATCTTTAAAAGAACTTCTCCTTGATAAAACTGCTATAGAGACCCTTCCTGAATCTATGTTCCGCCTTACTAAGCTTGAAAAGCTTAGTTTAAATGGTTGTAAACTTTTTAAACAGCTGCCCCAGTTTATAGGAAAGTTGTGTTCTCTGCAAGAACTCTCCCTTAATCATTCTACATTAGAGGAAATACCAGATTCCATTGGATTTTTGGAAAACCTTGAGAAGCTAAGTTTAATGTGTTGTAAATCACTAAACATAATTCCTGACTCCATTGGCAATCTCAAATCATTGTCCAGTTTTTTCATCAATGGTACTGCAATCAAAGAACTACCTTGGTCTATTGGCTCGCTATCAAATTTAAAGCACTTATCAGTTGGAGAGAATCATTTTCTTAGCAAACTGCCTGATTCAATTGGAGGATTAGATTCCATTGTTGAGCTTAAGATGGTTGGGACATCAATAGTAGATCTGCCAGAACAGATTGGTGCCTTGAAAGTAATTCAAAAGCTTGAAATGAAGAAATGTGAATCTCTTAGATCATTACCGGAATCAATTGGAAGCATGTGGACACTTACTACTTTGATCATATCTGAAGCTAACATTAGTGAGATGCCAGAATCTGTAGGGATGTTGGAAAATCTTATTATGTTAAGATTGGATGGATGTAAACAGCTGTATAAACTTCCAGCTTCAATTGGAAACTTGAAGTCCTTGCAAGACTTGTCAATGAAGGAAACTGCTGTAACACATTTACCTGAAAGCTTTGGGATGCTCTCAAGCTTAATGATATTAAAAATGGCTAAGAAACCTCATGTTGCACTGCTTTATAAAAGTACACCCGAAGTTCCTGTTATTTGCAGTACAATAGAGAAAAGTACATTTTTTGAACtcccaacatctttctcaaatcTGTCCTTGCTGAGTGACTTTGATGCCAGTTCTTTGGAAATATCTGGTAAAATTCCTGATGATTTTGAGATGTTGTCATCACTGGAGTTTTTGAATCTAGGCCACAATAATTTTTACAGCCTTCCCTCCAGCCTGAGGGGCCTGTCCATCCTCAAAAAACTTATCTTGCACGATTGTAAGGAGCTCAAGTCTCTCCCTCCACTGCCCTCAAGTTTGCTAGAGGTGAATGTTGAAAATTGTATTGCGTTGGAAAGTATATCTAATCTTTCAAACTTGGAAAGCTTAAGTGATCTGAACCTTACTAATTGTGAGAAAGTGGTGGACATTCCTGGCCTTGAATGCTTGAAGTCCTTGAGAAGGTTGTACATGGGTGGTTGCAATATGTGCTCGTCAATAGTAAAGAGAAAACTGTCTAAG GTTTCTTTGAGGAACATGCGCAATCTAAGTATGCCTGGAAGTAAGATTCCGAGTTGGTTTTCTCAGAAGGAGGTTAGATTTACAAAACATAGAAACCGTGAGATCAAAGGTGTAGTTATAGGTGTTGTTGTCTCACTCAATCAGCAAATATCAGATGACCTTAGATTTTGTCTACCTGCAATAGTGGACATTCAGGCAGAGATCCTCAAACAAAATAGTTATGTATACAAAACAACATTGAACTTGAATGGAGTACCAAAGACGAATGAAGATCAAATTTACTTGTGCCGATACCCATTTGATCGTCCAATTGTTTGGTCATTGAAAGATGGTTATAAGATACAGGTGATAACAAGAAACCCACCAATCATGAAGGGTGTTGAGCTAAAGAATTGGGgggtttatttggtttttgatggtgatgatgattaCGAGGGAGATGAAGAATCATTGAATGAAAGCCAACAATCCATATCAGAAAGACTAGCAACATTTTTCAATACTTTTGAAGAAGACGATTGTGTATCTAAATCTGTTGGTGAAGTTGAAGAAAAAGTGGAAAAGAGTAGTACATTTTTGTGTACACCCTGTTTTTTGTCAAGAACCTGA